The sequence below is a genomic window from Methanoculleus sp. 7T.
CAGATACTACTACATCAATCCCGATTATCAGATACTCCGCGGGATGCTCGGTGTTGCATCTACAGCACGCAGTATGGGCATCCTTAATACACTTTTAAAATTACGGGTTCGCCAGCTGATGAGAATAATCCGGCAGGAAAGGTGTGAGGCTGTAATCGCATGTACCGGGGATCTCTTTGATCCTCCTGCAGCATATCAGGTAAGCAAGTCTCTCGGCATTCCATACTTCTTGTACGCGTTCGACCACTACTCTCATCAATGGATGCCTCCCCTCCTGCATGCTTTTGCGCAAAAACATGAAAGGCATCTTATCCCGGGAGCGGCAGAAGTCATCGTGCCCAATGAGTTCCTCTGCCAGGAGTACCGCCGGACATACGGTGTCGAGGCGACGGTGCTGCATAATCCTTGCGACCTCTCCCAGTATCAAGCGAATCCGGATAATGATAAGACCGATGGAAAGAGTGAGGTTACGATACTTTATACAGGAGCAGTCTATGAAGCACACTATGACGCCTTTCAGAATTTAATCCGTGCTCTACACTCCCTGGGCAGGCCGGAAGTTCATCTCCACATCTATACTCCGCAATCGGAATCCAAACTGAGAGCAAATGGCATATCTGGAGATTTCGTCACATACCACAAGAACCAACCAATCTTCACGATGCCCGAGATTCAACAGAAGGCTGATATCCTGTTCCTTCCACTCGCATTTAACTCACCATATCCGGAGATCGTGAAGACGGCATCGCCTGGAAAGATCGGCGAGCTTCTTGCCGCAAGGCGCCCCGTGCTGGTGCATGCACCTGCAGACTCCTTTGTTTCATGGTACTTCAAACGGCACTCCTGCGGTCTGGTGATTGATAAAAACGATCCTGTTGAACTCGCAAACGGGATCGAGGCGCTCATTGCGGATCAGGAACTTCGGCAGAACTTAAGCACCGCCGCATATGCCCGCGCAAAAAAAGATTTCGATGATATAACTATCAAAAAAAGGTTTGCTGATCTTCTTGAGTCTCGATGTATCAGGTGATATGGTGGATTATAGCGATATGTACCGGAACGGCGAATACCTTCGGAAGAACCCCACATGGGATGTGGGGGATTCGCCCTGGAAAGCCGAGCAGATTCTGCAAATGCTCCTGGAGCATAATATCCGTGCATGTACTATCGGCGAGGTTGGGTGCGGAGCGGGCGAGATATTGGTCAATCTGCAGAGTGCAATGGGCGGCGACTGTGTTTTCCGGGGTTATGACATCTCACCCCAGGCGATTGAGCTCTGCAAGCCTAAATCGAATGCAAAAATGCACTTTTTCCAGCGCGATCTTCTCCAGGAATCCGATATTAACTTGGATGTCCTCCTTGCCATCGATGTGGTAGAGCATGTTGAGGATTATCTCGGATTCCTGCGGGCAATTAAAGATAAGGCAACATATAAAGTCTTCCACGTCCCGCTGGAATTTTTTGCCCTCTCAACACTCCATTCTGAGTTCTTATGCAAGCAGCGACTTAACAGTGGTCATCTGCACTATTTTACCAAGGACATACTCCTACAAATCTTCGGTGAACTTGGCTATGATGTTCTCGATGCACGTTACACGCCCGGATATTTGGTTTCCCGGGGGCATGGATGGAAAGATGATCTTCTCTATATGCCCCGGCGGATCGGTTTTCTCCTTCACAAAGACCTGACCGTGAGAATATTCGGTGGATATTCCCTGCTGGTGCTGGCACGATAGGGGCGGCCGAGTCTGATACTGCGATCGATAGCACCAACGCAAAGCCAAGGCATCTGGCGAACACGGGAAACACGACGTGCTTTCCTAGCAGGCAGATCTTTGATCTGCCGTGTGTCAGGTCTATTGCACCCGGGCGATCTTGAGGAATATCCTCGAAACACCAGACAGGGGTTGCTAAACTGCTGAAAGAGGCCTATGCGAATGAACAGAGACTCGAGAGGGTCGCCGATGACCTGAACGCACAGAGATAGGCCATTGGCAGAAGC
It includes:
- a CDS encoding glycosyltransferase — translated: MKFALVSLGLPPSQSGQSLVLYHLLKDIKPDQYCLITQKNFHLYGSQGNGSSSLPGRYYYINPDYQILRGMLGVASTARSMGILNTLLKLRVRQLMRIIRQERCEAVIACTGDLFDPPAAYQVSKSLGIPYFLYAFDHYSHQWMPPLLHAFAQKHERHLIPGAAEVIVPNEFLCQEYRRTYGVEATVLHNPCDLSQYQANPDNDKTDGKSEVTILYTGAVYEAHYDAFQNLIRALHSLGRPEVHLHIYTPQSESKLRANGISGDFVTYHKNQPIFTMPEIQQKADILFLPLAFNSPYPEIVKTASPGKIGELLAARRPVLVHAPADSFVSWYFKRHSCGLVIDKNDPVELANGIEALIADQELRQNLSTAAYARAKKDFDDITIKKRFADLLESRCIR
- a CDS encoding class I SAM-dependent methyltransferase — protein: MLIFLSLDVSGDMVDYSDMYRNGEYLRKNPTWDVGDSPWKAEQILQMLLEHNIRACTIGEVGCGAGEILVNLQSAMGGDCVFRGYDISPQAIELCKPKSNAKMHFFQRDLLQESDINLDVLLAIDVVEHVEDYLGFLRAIKDKATYKVFHVPLEFFALSTLHSEFLCKQRLNSGHLHYFTKDILLQIFGELGYDVLDARYTPGYLVSRGHGWKDDLLYMPRRIGFLLHKDLTVRIFGGYSLLVLAR